One part of the Desulfovibrio sp. genome encodes these proteins:
- a CDS encoding transglutaminase-like cysteine peptidase yields MAALLVCLLCWNQGWNPAWAAALNPQAGAPIGTASVSEPPAISSSAAKSSTLQNTTNGQAADPNGPTGESSAVSVPPADAAGLAEDQVSEQELADQAEGQQKAGAAAPAATPATAPATPAGAAVPQAAGGAHDSKVQLFGTVEFKRPLSTLPGWLDLLKRNNMDPIFIPGKVFKKGVTWENFKSKAPMNNKMELLRYVNAFWNTWPYVEDIVNWKQEDYWEIPAEFLKKSGDCEDYSIIKYFTLKELGVAPESMRIVVVRDTIRNFAHAVLAVYVNDDAFILDNLSNSVLSHTKLRQYSPQYSVNEFGRWAHMKGRKIN; encoded by the coding sequence ATGGCGGCTCTTTTGGTCTGCCTGCTGTGCTGGAATCAGGGCTGGAACCCCGCCTGGGCTGCGGCCCTGAATCCGCAGGCCGGAGCCCCCATTGGCACGGCCAGTGTTTCTGAACCTCCTGCCATATCTTCCAGCGCTGCCAAAAGCAGCACTCTCCAAAATACCACCAATGGGCAGGCTGCTGACCCAAATGGCCCAACAGGTGAAAGTTCTGCTGTTTCCGTACCCCCAGCCGATGCTGCCGGGCTTGCCGAAGATCAGGTTTCCGAGCAGGAACTGGCGGATCAGGCGGAGGGCCAGCAGAAGGCCGGTGCCGCAGCTCCGGCTGCAACGCCTGCCACCGCACCGGCCACACCCGCGGGTGCTGCTGTTCCTCAGGCTGCAGGCGGCGCGCACGATTCAAAGGTGCAGCTTTTTGGCACGGTTGAATTCAAACGCCCCCTTTCGACCCTGCCGGGCTGGCTTGATCTGCTCAAGCGCAACAACATGGATCCCATTTTTATTCCCGGCAAGGTGTTCAAGAAAGGCGTAACCTGGGAGAATTTCAAGTCCAAGGCTCCCATGAACAACAAAATGGAACTGCTGCGCTACGTCAATGCATTCTGGAATACCTGGCCGTATGTGGAAGACATCGTTAACTGGAAACAGGAAGACTACTGGGAAATTCCTGCCGAATTTCTTAAAAAGTCAGGCGATTGTGAAGACTATTCCATTATCAAGTATTTTACCCTTAAGGAATTGGGCGTTGCACCCGAAAGCATGCGTATTGTGGTTGTGCGAGATACAATCCGAAATTTTGCTCATGCCGTGCTGGCCGTGTACGTTAATGACGATGCCTTTATTCTTGATAATTTGAGTAATTCGGTTTTGTCACACACCAAACTGCGCCAATACAGTCCACAGTATTCGGTTAATGAGTTTGGCCGCTGGGCCCACATGAAGGGCCGCAAGATAAACTAG
- a CDS encoding flagellar hook-length control protein FliK, with protein MQILPTSISSNQTLWNAASNNRPDDERTSSFLDVLNNSLKAVEESEGEAANPFQTATTAISAHSATPATATAKAAVQVQSPYSRNSSNGVTYTLDEVCFTKQEVKDLYNDLLKAGASPDSLVKLAALADMPDGATLAQVTASVKGGGSTPVLTDEDKSNITSLLKKIDPSGMLDTTVQTMMMQGNAQQAFNTISSFVNKLDPAGTMEVTQGEAISLGRGLGLGTSNLQTLANSFGGSASITCLNEQFGTLMAPVTDFFTSQAAAQKTLDTALKTTLQPRISKARARTEKEKQANSLRDRTAQQSKVHIDKTVRQKSNDILGATLEAGQKSESGDIKVAAQSEMIGKDESASSRRTNTANDNKSTAAQRSSQAEKIAESNAGTQPAAQSTVQQLAQAARSAAQPENQTTKSATQSEAQTAKTAASNQTLAQAASQQATAFDDKGQKNSGSNSGQSESDKDHKNNSSWGELLGKVDVQSASMTGRANAAAYAAAQAAQNAQGVQNISVDVQDVATVAPIARQAAQQVEQGMLSTIKGGGTRLDLQLNPQELGSINVTLSVRNGEVSAIIRSEKSEIAEMINRQVDAIRTNLEQQGVKVDKVEVRQETYQEQNSTTWQDFNQHNARQEEDARREELARLKNLATIRNSSSGAEISTLEQPVHSLGHTARYATSNLNVVA; from the coding sequence ATGCAGATTCTTCCCACAAGCATAAGCAGCAACCAAACTCTTTGGAATGCCGCCAGCAACAACCGCCCTGATGATGAGCGCACGTCCTCGTTTCTCGACGTCCTCAACAACAGTCTGAAGGCAGTTGAAGAATCTGAAGGCGAGGCCGCCAATCCTTTCCAGACGGCAACAACCGCCATTTCTGCCCACTCAGCCACACCCGCCACCGCCACCGCAAAGGCCGCGGTGCAGGTGCAAAGCCCCTACTCGCGCAATTCGAGCAACGGCGTTACCTACACGCTGGACGAAGTGTGCTTTACCAAGCAGGAAGTCAAAGACCTTTACAACGACCTGCTCAAGGCGGGGGCATCTCCCGACAGTCTCGTGAAGCTGGCTGCCCTGGCCGACATGCCTGATGGCGCAACCCTTGCGCAGGTTACGGCCAGTGTTAAGGGCGGTGGCAGTACCCCTGTACTCACGGACGAAGACAAATCCAACATCACCTCGCTGCTCAAAAAGATCGACCCCTCCGGCATGCTGGACACCACTGTTCAGACCATGATGATGCAGGGCAACGCACAGCAGGCGTTCAACACCATATCTTCTTTTGTTAACAAGCTTGACCCCGCCGGAACCATGGAAGTTACGCAGGGCGAAGCCATCTCGCTTGGACGCGGCCTTGGCCTTGGTACAAGCAACCTGCAGACCCTGGCCAACAGTTTTGGCGGCAGTGCCTCCATCACCTGCCTCAACGAGCAGTTTGGCACGCTGATGGCCCCTGTTACCGACTTTTTCACCTCGCAGGCTGCCGCGCAAAAGACGCTGGATACCGCACTCAAGACCACCCTGCAGCCGCGCATCAGCAAGGCCCGGGCCCGCACGGAAAAAGAAAAGCAGGCCAACTCGCTGCGCGACCGCACTGCCCAGCAGAGCAAGGTGCATATTGACAAAACCGTGCGGCAAAAGAGCAACGACATTCTGGGTGCAACCCTTGAGGCCGGGCAAAAGTCTGAATCGGGCGATATCAAGGTTGCCGCGCAAAGCGAGATGATCGGCAAGGACGAAAGCGCCAGCTCCCGTCGTACCAATACCGCCAACGACAACAAGTCCACAGCGGCCCAGCGCTCGTCACAGGCAGAAAAAATTGCCGAATCCAACGCGGGTACGCAGCCTGCCGCACAGTCGACGGTGCAACAGTTGGCTCAAGCAGCCAGATCTGCCGCGCAACCAGAGAACCAGACCACCAAGTCTGCCACGCAGTCCGAGGCCCAGACCGCCAAGACTGCCGCCTCCAATCAGACACTGGCACAGGCAGCCAGCCAGCAGGCCACCGCGTTTGACGACAAGGGGCAAAAGAACAGCGGCAGCAATTCCGGCCAGAGCGAATCGGACAAGGACCATAAGAACAATTCTTCGTGGGGCGAACTGCTGGGCAAGGTGGATGTGCAGTCTGCCTCCATGACAGGCCGTGCCAACGCCGCTGCCTACGCCGCCGCGCAAGCAGCGCAAAACGCCCAGGGCGTGCAAAATATCTCTGTAGATGTGCAGGATGTGGCCACAGTAGCCCCCATTGCCCGTCAGGCTGCCCAGCAGGTTGAGCAGGGCATGCTCTCAACCATCAAGGGCGGCGGCACACGGCTTGACCTGCAGCTCAACCCGCAGGAACTGGGCTCCATCAATGTTACGCTCTCGGTGCGCAACGGAGAGGTCAGCGCCATTATCCGCTCTGAAAAGTCCGAGATCGCCGAGATGATCAACCGACAGGTTGATGCTATCCGCACCAACCTTGAGCAGCAGGGCGTCAAGGTGGACAAGGTGGAAGTGCGGCAGGAAACGTATCAGGAGCAGAACAGTACTACGTGGCAGGACTTTAACCAGCACAATGCCCGGCAGGAAGAAGATGCCCGCAGGGAAGAACTTGCCCGGTTAAAGAACCTTGCAACCATCCGAAATTCCTCATCTGGCGCGGAAATATCAACATTGGAACAGCCTGTGCATTCTCTTGGTCACACGGCAAGATATGCCACCAGCAACCTCAATGTGGTTGCCTGA
- a CDS encoding flagellar hook assembly protein FlgD: MASSVASAITQANNEFNAVVGKQSGGANLDKNAFMLLLVTQFKYQDPLNPMDDKEFVSQMAQFSSLEQLINLNTSMSSLTTATNNEQMINATSYIGKEVTVSGNSIGKVTDTTAKTTSITKFRYAPNDTVASGTITVRDADNNVIYTETVGAKASGTTYEFNWSGKDSSGAAAPDGVYTVNLALLNAKGEAVIADQVVDAKVTGVVNNNNTVYLGLDGGQLMELSKVRQVTVPTTTSTNTPGSGTTTS; the protein is encoded by the coding sequence ATGGCTAGCAGCGTTGCATCCGCAATCACACAGGCCAACAACGAGTTTAACGCCGTTGTTGGCAAGCAGTCAGGCGGCGCCAATCTTGATAAGAACGCCTTCATGCTGCTTCTGGTTACGCAGTTCAAGTATCAGGACCCGCTGAACCCCATGGACGACAAGGAATTTGTCTCGCAGATGGCACAGTTCTCGAGTCTTGAACAGCTCATCAACCTGAATACCAGCATGAGCTCGCTCACAACTGCCACCAACAATGAGCAGATGATCAACGCCACCTCCTACATTGGCAAGGAAGTGACCGTTTCGGGCAACAGCATTGGCAAGGTCACTGACACCACCGCCAAGACGACCTCCATCACCAAGTTCCGCTACGCGCCCAACGATACTGTTGCCAGCGGAACCATTACGGTGCGCGATGCCGACAACAACGTTATCTACACGGAAACAGTTGGGGCAAAGGCATCTGGCACCACATACGAATTCAACTGGAGTGGCAAGGACAGCAGCGGAGCTGCGGCCCCAGACGGCGTGTACACGGTTAACCTGGCGCTGCTCAATGCCAAGGGCGAGGCAGTTATTGCCGACCAGGTTGTGGACGCCAAGGTCACAGGCGTTGTGAACAACAACAACACCGTCTACCTGGGCCTTGATGGCGGCCAGCTGATGGAACTCTCAAAGGTACGGCAGGTTACCGTGCCCACGACCACCAGCACGAATACACCCGGATCGGGTACGACAACGAGTTAG
- a CDS encoding DASS family sodium-coupled anion symporter, whose protein sequence is MANRFEEYGKKYGTIVAVAVALLVWLLPTPDGMNITQHKLLSIFSGAVVLWITLSVSVATSSFIIVSLLYFWVGNAEGTLKNGVLVHNAGFSLSGFSSPALWLLITGFVISIAMTNTGMARRVALHLMRLFGKKPGGAILSPMIANLLVSPLTPSNTARTAAMLPIVEGVAQAYRVEPGKSNFGKALFIANTFASNITAGGFLTATIPNPVAIGMMVTAMGGAVVATSWGFWALAALPTTLIVLVGSQYVVRWIFPPEMKDIPGGLEYIEKELEAMGPTTMREKKAMLYFLLALVLWSTDMWHHFNSTMVAFVVSTLILVPGIGVLSWKEAQKSIPWELFVYFGGVITLSDVLMKTKAFEWVIKSGLNAMGLTHVEMLPLMIGLMGFTIFSHVIWSTTTAMAGVMIPIYIGLAQTFGFPIAGFVLPQAILMGYALFLPFNTMGNIIMFGAGYYTVSEQLKAAVAVGLFAWLAWAVTALVWFPVIGLI, encoded by the coding sequence ATGGCCAACAGATTTGAGGAGTACGGCAAGAAATACGGCACAATTGTTGCGGTTGCAGTGGCCCTGCTGGTGTGGCTGCTGCCCACGCCTGACGGCATGAACATAACCCAGCACAAACTGCTGAGCATATTCTCTGGCGCGGTTGTGTTGTGGATTACCCTGAGCGTTTCGGTGGCGACCAGCAGTTTTATCATTGTTTCGCTACTGTATTTCTGGGTGGGCAATGCCGAAGGAACCCTCAAAAACGGTGTTCTTGTACATAATGCCGGGTTTTCACTATCTGGTTTTTCCTCTCCTGCCTTGTGGCTGCTCATTACGGGCTTTGTCATTTCCATTGCCATGACCAACACGGGCATGGCGCGCCGTGTGGCCCTGCACCTCATGCGTCTTTTTGGCAAAAAACCGGGCGGCGCCATCCTTTCGCCCATGATTGCCAACCTGCTTGTTTCGCCGCTCACCCCCTCAAACACCGCCCGCACGGCAGCCATGCTGCCCATTGTTGAGGGCGTGGCCCAGGCCTACCGCGTAGAGCCGGGCAAGAGCAATTTTGGCAAGGCGCTGTTTATCGCCAATACCTTTGCCTCAAACATTACCGCCGGTGGTTTTTTAACGGCCACCATTCCCAACCCTGTGGCCATCGGCATGATGGTTACGGCCATGGGCGGCGCTGTTGTGGCTACCTCGTGGGGGTTCTGGGCTCTGGCGGCCCTGCCCACCACCCTGATCGTGCTTGTGGGCAGCCAGTATGTGGTGCGCTGGATTTTTCCGCCCGAGATGAAGGACATTCCCGGCGGGCTTGAATACATAGAAAAAGAGCTGGAGGCCATGGGCCCCACCACCATGCGCGAAAAAAAGGCCATGCTCTACTTTTTGCTGGCCCTTGTGCTGTGGTCTACCGACATGTGGCACCATTTCAATTCCACCATGGTCGCTTTTGTGGTCAGCACGCTTATTCTGGTGCCCGGCATTGGCGTGCTTTCGTGGAAGGAAGCGCAAAAGTCCATTCCGTGGGAGCTTTTTGTCTATTTTGGCGGCGTTATCACGCTGAGCGACGTGCTCATGAAAACCAAGGCTTTTGAGTGGGTCATCAAAAGCGGCCTGAACGCCATGGGCCTTACCCACGTTGAGATGCTTCCGCTCATGATCGGGCTCATGGGCTTTACCATTTTCAGCCATGTCATCTGGTCTACCACCACGGCAATGGCTGGCGTAATGATTCCCATCTATATCGGCCTAGCGCAGACCTTTGGTTTTCCCATTGCCGGTTTTGTACTGCCGCAGGCCATTCTTATGGGCTATGCGCTGTTTTTGCCCTTTAACACCATGGGCAACATCATCATGTTTGGCGCGGGCTATTACACGGTCAGCGAGCAGCTCAAGGCGGCAGTGGCCGTGGGGCTGTTTGCCTGGCTGGCCTGGGCAGTCACGGCCCTGGTGTGGTTTCCCGTTATCGGTCTTATTTAA
- a CDS encoding (Fe-S)-binding protein, translated as MKRGCTQCGECLNVCPVYALFKREEYAPKGKRLLLEAIDPEYGGSPDSPMPWEDIRELARLCAGCERCQRACARKLSTCDLLAEARSRNPHWTQSLWDVWIRRVGPLWPMAGKIAMLAPDAVIPGALRSSVDTARALVDLPPCEPWVRLRPAQKVNGVKVALFSGCTAKNARPRWIAKAHQLLEGWGYELLDASDFACCGGTLHHAGQLGALAEVRERNIELWRSLGKPYVASFCASCKHSLDAYTAVLSPEEGKEWKQKCVGLSSLLVGPQASPAAMIPAAIGYHQPCHWGTADPDLPLLKSWLPGLQKGTGLCCGMGGILKMSNPDLSADMARKCMEGFAPEVRQIITGCSGCVMQLASVAGNNRQVRHWLDVVTLEDTH; from the coding sequence AACGTGTGCCCTGTGTACGCGCTCTTTAAACGAGAGGAATACGCCCCCAAGGGCAAGCGTCTGCTGCTTGAGGCCATTGACCCTGAGTACGGCGGCAGCCCCGACTCTCCCATGCCGTGGGAGGACATACGCGAACTGGCGCGTTTGTGCGCTGGCTGTGAACGTTGCCAGCGGGCCTGCGCGCGAAAGCTCTCTACCTGCGATCTTCTGGCCGAGGCGCGCTCGCGCAACCCGCACTGGACACAGTCTCTGTGGGATGTGTGGATTCGCCGTGTTGGGCCTCTGTGGCCCATGGCGGGCAAAATAGCCATGCTCGCGCCTGATGCCGTGATTCCCGGCGCGTTGCGCTCGTCGGTAGATACCGCCCGCGCTCTGGTTGATCTGCCGCCCTGTGAGCCCTGGGTGCGGCTGCGCCCTGCGCAAAAGGTCAATGGGGTCAAGGTGGCCCTGTTCAGTGGCTGTACGGCAAAAAATGCCCGACCGCGCTGGATTGCCAAGGCTCACCAGCTGCTTGAAGGCTGGGGCTATGAGCTTCTGGATGCCTCTGATTTCGCCTGCTGCGGCGGCACGTTGCACCACGCAGGGCAGCTGGGAGCTCTGGCAGAAGTGCGCGAGCGCAATATCGAGCTGTGGCGCAGCCTCGGCAAGCCATATGTGGCGAGCTTTTGCGCCTCGTGCAAGCACAGTCTTGATGCATACACGGCAGTGCTTTCGCCAGAAGAAGGCAAGGAATGGAAGCAGAAATGCGTTGGGCTGTCGTCTCTGCTTGTAGGCCCGCAGGCAAGCCCCGCAGCCATGATCCCGGCGGCCATCGGTTACCACCAGCCTTGCCACTGGGGCACGGCTGACCCAGATCTGCCCCTGCTCAAAAGCTGGCTGCCCGGCCTGCAAAAGGGCACTGGCCTGTGCTGTGGCATGGGCGGCATACTGAAAATGAGTAACCCCGACCTTTCCGCCGACATGGCGCGCAAATGCATGGAAGGTTTTGCGCCCGAAGTACGACAGATCATTACCGGATGCAGCGGCTGCGTGATGCAGCTTGCCTCGGTGGCGGGAAATAACAGACAGGTGCGCCACTGGCTTGATGTGGTAACCTTGGAGGATACGCACTAG
- a CDS encoding HD domain-containing phosphohydrolase, producing MKTQELNEQAVAGRYRLKKAAVAAVSLSLLVVAAAIAYGLCTLQLKNVTQDILNNQREVQQSWVDKSQESIRAWHTAVVEQARLVSTAEMFRLFAVDVRNLGHNGQARLSAPDAMSHSDESLRNLAEQMGYMQDLLQDFSRSKGWISAKMVSPKGNPFVVRMGDTPLDEAQIALAARAVEQKTVVFGPVRALGNNVVMDLADPMYEVLGRGENAPVAVFFATIPMDRVLTSFLALRQEQYGGFLPRILQTGAKGTEAVLLRDGKIVLEPVQPLPLEDGLAFKRRQALVGGEEAYSLGSYLKNLGWLVALEAPAAMVDAVVEGQAMQIYGLGILGSLGTALLLAFIWASLVSRSHRATARHFQHLYTVIRQQKIMLDSVNASLQAGLMLMDKDGRLQMCNPAFGQIAGKDENTLKDTPVGDVLPQDAATRLMEGMAQVTGTGKEGSIEVSIPQPGDVRLYRVTLFPFEDGDAASGASKGGCVGIFQDITEFRRRAEAARERQANSIAALVRAIESVDVNLIGHSMKMEHVADLLSGAMSLPDKDRETLRLAARLSQVGKIFVPRELLTKKGKLTPEEQAEVMRAPEYAYRILRDMQFNLPVPDAVFQMGERMDGTGLPQRLAGEAINHNARILAVVNAFCAMVSPRSYRAGMQPEEAVGLLMKDQGFDNEIVIALSQISAVALQQAIATADEASKKSAEASAPSSQATEEKPAGQAADSAPAEQQK from the coding sequence ATGAAAACGCAGGAACTTAACGAGCAAGCCGTTGCCGGACGCTACCGTCTTAAAAAGGCGGCTGTGGCGGCGGTGAGCCTTTCGTTGCTGGTGGTGGCTGCCGCCATTGCCTATGGTCTTTGCACCTTGCAACTCAAGAACGTCACACAGGATATCCTGAATAACCAGCGTGAAGTGCAACAGTCATGGGTCGATAAATCGCAGGAATCCATTCGCGCCTGGCATACCGCAGTGGTGGAACAGGCACGGCTTGTGAGTACTGCCGAGATGTTTCGCCTGTTTGCTGTAGATGTGCGCAATCTTGGCCACAACGGGCAGGCGCGCCTTTCCGCGCCCGACGCCATGAGCCACAGCGATGAATCGTTGCGCAATCTGGCCGAGCAGATGGGCTACATGCAGGACCTGCTGCAGGATTTCAGCCGCAGCAAGGGCTGGATTTCTGCCAAGATGGTGTCGCCCAAGGGCAACCCCTTTGTCGTGCGCATGGGCGATACCCCCCTGGATGAAGCGCAGATTGCCCTTGCCGCGCGGGCTGTTGAGCAGAAGACCGTTGTTTTTGGCCCGGTGCGCGCCCTTGGCAACAACGTTGTGATGGATCTGGCCGACCCCATGTACGAGGTGCTCGGACGTGGTGAAAACGCTCCTGTTGCCGTGTTTTTTGCAACTATCCCCATGGACAGGGTACTGACATCGTTTCTTGCCCTGCGCCAGGAGCAGTACGGCGGATTTTTACCCCGGATTCTGCAGACCGGAGCAAAGGGTACGGAGGCAGTACTGCTGCGTGACGGCAAGATTGTGCTGGAACCCGTGCAGCCCCTGCCGCTGGAAGACGGCCTTGCTTTCAAGCGCAGGCAGGCCCTTGTGGGCGGCGAAGAAGCCTATTCGCTTGGCAGCTACCTCAAAAATCTGGGTTGGCTTGTAGCCCTTGAGGCCCCTGCCGCCATGGTTGACGCTGTGGTTGAGGGGCAGGCCATGCAGATTTATGGTCTGGGCATTCTGGGCAGCCTTGGCACGGCGCTTTTGCTGGCATTTATCTGGGCTTCGCTGGTCAGCCGTTCGCACCGGGCAACAGCACGTCACTTCCAGCATCTGTACACGGTTATCCGCCAGCAAAAGATCATGCTCGACAGCGTGAACGCCTCGTTGCAGGCTGGCCTTATGCTTATGGACAAGGATGGCCGCCTGCAGATGTGCAACCCGGCCTTTGGCCAGATTGCGGGCAAGGACGAGAATACCCTGAAGGACACGCCCGTGGGTGACGTATTGCCGCAGGATGCCGCAACCCGCCTTATGGAAGGCATGGCTCAGGTGACTGGCACAGGCAAGGAAGGCAGCATAGAAGTTTCCATTCCCCAGCCGGGCGATGTGCGCCTGTACCGCGTGACGCTCTTTCCCTTTGAAGACGGAGATGCCGCCAGCGGGGCAAGCAAGGGCGGCTGCGTGGGCATATTCCAGGATATTACGGAATTCCGCCGCCGTGCGGAAGCCGCGCGCGAACGGCAAGCCAACAGCATCGCTGCCCTGGTGCGGGCCATCGAAAGCGTGGACGTGAACCTTATCGGCCACTCCATGAAGATGGAACACGTGGCGGATCTGCTCTCTGGCGCCATGAGCCTGCCCGACAAGGATCGCGAAACCCTGCGTCTTGCGGCACGGCTTTCGCAGGTGGGCAAAATCTTTGTGCCGCGCGAGCTGCTCACCAAGAAGGGCAAGCTTACACCCGAGGAACAGGCCGAAGTCATGCGCGCGCCAGAATACGCCTACCGCATCCTGCGCGACATGCAGTTCAACCTGCCTGTGCCCGACGCTGTGTTCCAGATGGGCGAGCGCATGGACGGAACGGGCCTGCCGCAGCGGCTGGCGGGCGAAGCCATCAACCACAACGCCCGTATTCTGGCTGTGGTCAATGCCTTCTGCGCCATGGTCAGCCCCCGTTCGTACCGTGCGGGCATGCAGCCTGAAGAAGCCGTTGGCCTTCTCATGAAGGACCAGGGCTTTGACAACGAAATTGTCATTGCCCTGTCGCAGATATCTGCCGTCGCTCTGCAACAGGCCATTGCCACGGCGGATGAGGCCAGCAAAAAATCGGCAGAGGCCTCTGCACCTTCCAGTCAGGCAACAGAAGAAAAGCCCGCCGGGCAGGCGGCAGATTCTGCCCCGGCAGAGCAGCAAAAATAA
- a CDS encoding flagellar hook-basal body complex protein: MSLSSSMWASVSGLMAHGNKMNIVGNNIANVSTLAYKGQRADFSDYLYTDGGSVSGTTQIGQGVSTYAVLGDYSQGSFESTNSVTDLAIDGNGFFQVRKPNSEQMYYTRAGDFYFNNNRELQNPEGYLLQGWKVDNTKSLSFYGGSTSTGSTTATNSAYKGTGTPVDIVLDSWNIPPQQTTNVSFTMGLTNDGTGDKTTSSTSPMTALFDLWDARSTPPMADSAYATQSSIKVYDEGGSTHNLTVYYDQVDASKTDTNGKTVYSIEGLPAGYTMYEYMVTIPPAEDQRGYGGQGYNSTTNTWATEPTKFYNDPVMGTNKQAGVLMSGVMIFDASGKLVNQTAYSYGATETPAANNQVAVDPSLKSSWQPTKTSSNGLPVFSANFSGQPLANSVSETMTQGSTTVSQVEKQITELDFGLKDIGNPTWNNPIVTTVQKDSAGNPIGTLPWTGASAPLGMNSFGYYALSNGQYGTANGAALDPVYADSKGYYWKDTTVGANPANVYGTLSTALGNLNVGSNSGVYYVVSGGTTYTNKTTDTTTGNVYPSGSDSYGNFYTVAGTKYYGAFDDGGTLRRVYHNGTNYEYLDGGGTPHTLTSTTSFEVNVAKPITPTTYTLPDAGTRPNPTMVTGNNTLASLTTESKQTSVAPTTGVPIYKNVVNYGTVVPTMTSVQRGDSASVSNTTSYTVQNRTQDGYASGTLSNVKIDNNGVVNGVYSNSKTLPLYQIALYDFKCTQGLYREGSNLYAQTNESGEANLGVAGDNGFGSTKAYNIEQSNVDMSREFVQMIATQRGFQANSKTITTVDSMLETVIGMKR, translated from the coding sequence ATGAGTCTCTCATCCAGCATGTGGGCAAGCGTTTCCGGCCTTATGGCACACGGGAACAAAATGAACATCGTCGGCAACAACATCGCCAACGTCAGCACCCTGGCTTACAAGGGTCAGCGCGCAGACTTCAGCGACTATCTCTACACCGACGGTGGCAGCGTGAGCGGTACCACACAGATCGGCCAGGGCGTGAGCACCTACGCCGTGCTTGGCGACTACTCGCAGGGTTCTTTTGAATCCACCAACTCGGTCACCGACCTTGCCATTGACGGCAATGGCTTTTTCCAGGTGCGCAAGCCCAACAGCGAGCAGATGTACTACACCCGCGCCGGTGACTTTTATTTCAACAACAACCGCGAGCTGCAAAACCCCGAGGGTTATCTGCTGCAAGGCTGGAAGGTCGACAATACCAAGTCGCTGAGTTTTTATGGTGGCTCGACCAGTACGGGCTCTACCACCGCGACCAACTCTGCTTACAAGGGCACCGGCACGCCGGTGGACATCGTTCTGGACAGCTGGAACATTCCGCCCCAGCAGACGACCAACGTCAGCTTTACCATGGGCCTGACCAATGACGGCACTGGCGACAAGACCACCAGCAGCACCAGCCCCATGACCGCACTTTTTGACCTGTGGGATGCCAGAAGCACGCCCCCCATGGCCGACTCGGCCTATGCCACGCAGTCGAGCATCAAGGTGTACGACGAGGGCGGCTCTACCCACAATCTCACGGTCTACTACGACCAGGTCGACGCCTCCAAAACTGACACCAACGGCAAGACCGTTTACAGCATTGAAGGCCTGCCCGCTGGCTACACCATGTATGAATACATGGTCACCATCCCCCCGGCAGAAGACCAGCGCGGCTATGGTGGTCAGGGCTACAACTCCACCACCAACACCTGGGCGACCGAACCCACGAAATTTTATAACGACCCGGTCATGGGAACTAACAAGCAGGCCGGCGTGCTCATGAGCGGCGTCATGATCTTTGATGCCAGCGGCAAGCTGGTAAACCAGACTGCCTACTCGTATGGTGCCACCGAAACACCTGCCGCCAACAACCAGGTTGCGGTCGACCCCTCGCTCAAGAGTTCGTGGCAGCCCACCAAGACCTCCAGCAACGGCCTGCCCGTCTTCTCGGCCAACTTCAGCGGCCAGCCGCTCGCCAACAGCGTGAGTGAAACCATGACCCAGGGCAGCACCACGGTCAGCCAGGTTGAAAAGCAGATTACGGAACTTGACTTTGGCCTGAAAGACATTGGTAACCCCACGTGGAATAACCCCATTGTTACCACCGTGCAGAAAGACAGCGCAGGCAATCCCATTGGTACCCTGCCCTGGACCGGCGCCAGTGCTCCTCTGGGCATGAACTCGTTCGGTTACTACGCCCTTTCCAACGGTCAGTACGGTACCGCCAACGGCGCAGCTCTCGACCCTGTGTACGCCGACAGCAAGGGCTACTACTGGAAAGACACCACCGTTGGCGCCAACCCGGCCAACGTTTACGGTACATTGAGCACGGCCCTCGGCAACCTCAATGTGGGCAGCAACAGCGGCGTCTACTATGTGGTGAGCGGTGGTACCACCTACACCAACAAGACCACAGACACGACCACGGGCAACGTGTACCCCAGTGGCAGCGACAGTTACGGTAACTTCTACACCGTGGCCGGTACCAAGTACTATGGCGCCTTTGATGATGGCGGCACGCTGCGCCGTGTTTACCACAACGGCACCAACTACGAATATCTGGACGGCGGCGGTACGCCGCATACCCTCACAAGCACCACTTCCTTTGAGGTCAACGTAGCCAAGCCCATTACCCCGACCACCTACACGCTGCCCGATGCCGGCACACGTCCCAACCCGACAATGGTAACCGGCAACAACACTCTGGCGAGCCTGACCACCGAATCAAAGCAGACCAGCGTGGCACCGACTACCGGTGTGCCCATTTACAAGAACGTGGTCAACTATGGCACCGTGGTTCCCACCATGACCTCTGTGCAGCGTGGCGACTCGGCCAGCGTGAGCAATACCACGTCGTACACGGTGCAGAACAGAACCCAGGACGGCTACGCCTCCGGTACGCTCAGCAACGTCAAGATCGACAATAACGGCGTTGTCAACGGCGTGTATTCAAACAGCAAAACCCTGCCGCTGTACCAGATCGCCCTGTACGACTTCAAGTGCACCCAGGGGCTGTACCGCGAAGGCAGCAACCTGTACGCGCAGACCAACGAATCTGGTGAAGCCAATCTTGGCGTGGCGGGCGACAACGGTTTTGGTTCAACCAAGGCCTACAACATCGAACAATCCAACGTGGACATGTCCCGAGAATTTGTTCAGATGATCGCCACACAGCGCGGCTTCCAGGCAAACTCGAAAACCATCACCACAGTGGACAGTATGCTGGAAACAGTAATCGGCATGAAGCGATAA